In a single window of the Mustelus asterias chromosome 3, sMusAst1.hap1.1, whole genome shotgun sequence genome:
- the fezf2 gene encoding fez family zinc finger protein 2, translating into MASSGHLETVVSCPRQTARNGASATTCNGATPKALAFSIERIMAKTSEPRSHAEQRQSLEKAEGKKVGKLCSPVPCMLPIQPFPYDLQAKALLNYSEVWKTNLRGSLCTSAAMCKSNCGMCCKTDLTLGPSMMTTNRLIKPQVINQTVAMPANGSLYYFNYLDTTYHPSELLHGHHIFPSHILGSQPPASLSAHQKLLLLENAKFASLAAEKYPTPQFPHKERIPGQLDQVIKENSSFPVEKNVIKNHQKLSNTSNDGKPKNFTCEVCGKVFNAHYNLTRHMPVHTGARPFVCKVCGKGFRQASTLCRHKIIHTQEKPHKCNQCGKAFNRSSTLNTHIRIHAGYKPFVCEFCGKGFHQKGNYKNHKLTHSGEKQFKCNICNKAFHQVYNLTFHMHTHNDKKPFTCGTCGKGFCRNFDLKKHIRKLHDGNSATAPANERSRVGQS; encoded by the exons ATGGCAAGCTCTGGTCATTTGGAGACAGTTGTGTCCTGTCCCAGGCAAACGGCAAGGAATGGAGCCTCCGCCACTACCTGCAATGGAGCTACCCCAAAGGCACTGGCCTTTTCTATCGAAAGAATCATGGCCAAAACCTCAGAACCAAGGAGCCACGCTGAACAAAGACAAAGCTTGGAAAAAGCAGAAGGCAAAAAGGTTGGGAAACTGTGCTCTCCCGTCCCGTGTATGCTTCCTATCCAACCCTTTCCTTATGACTTGCAAGCTAAAGCTCTCTTGAACTATTCTGAGGTATGGAAGACTAACCTGAGGGGGTCACTTTGTACTTCCGCGGCAATGTGCAAATCAAACTGTGGGATGTGCTGCAAAACGGACTTAACTTTAGGCCCTTCCATGATGACCACTAACAGACTGATCAAGCCCCAAGTCATAAACCAAACGGTCGCAATGCCTGCCAACGGTTCCCTTTATTACTTCAACTATCTGGACACTACCTACCACCCTTCAGAGTTGCTTCATGGACATCACATCTTCCCATCTCACATCCTGGGCTCCCAGCCCCCAGCCTCGCTTTCTGCTCACCAGAAACTCCTTTTGTTGGAAAATGCTAAATTTGCCAGCTTGGCTGCAGAGAAATATCCAACGCCACAGTTTCCTCATAAGGAGCGTATCCCGGGACAGCTGGACCAAGTGATCAAAGAAAACAGCAGCTTTCCAGTCGAAAAGAATGTCATTAAAAACCATCAAAAACTGAGCAACACCTCAAATGATGGCAAACCCAAAAACTTTACCTGCGAAGTGTGTGGCAAG GTTTTTAATGCCCATTATAACTTAACACGTCACATGCCAGTTCACACTGGAGCCAGGCCGTTTGTGTGTAAGGTCTGTGGAAAAGGTTTTCGACAAGCTAGTACCCTGTGCAGACATAAAATAATCCACACACAG GAGAAACCTCATAAATGCAATCAGTGCGGAAAAGCTTTTAACCGAAGTTCCACTCTCAACACTCACATTCGGATCCACGCTGGCTACAAACCTTTTGTTTGCGAgttctgtgggaaaggatttcacCAAAAAG GAAACTACAAGAACCACAAACTAACTCACAGCGGAGAAAAACAGTTCAAATGTAATATTTGCAACAAAGCATTCCATCAGGTCTATAATTTAACGTTTCATATGCACACTCACAATGATAAAAAGCCCTTCACTTGCGGCActtgtgggaaaggattttgcAGGAACTTTGACTTGAAGAAGCATATAAGGAAATTACACGATGGTAACTCCGCCACAGCCCCGGCAAACGAACGTTCAAGGGTGGGGCAAAGTTAG